The nucleotide window GCGGCAGTCTTTGCCTCGAGCGGTTTTTTCTTGGCTTTCATGATGTTGGGCAGCGAGGCATAGCGCGGCTCGTTCAGGCGCAGATCGGCAGTGATGATCGCCGGCAGCTTGACCTTGATGGTCTGCAACCCGCCATCGACCTCGCGCGTGACCTGTGCTTCGTCACCGGTGATCTCCACCGACGACGCAAAGGTCGCCTGAGACCAGCCCAGCAGGGCCGAGAGCATCTGGCCCGTCGCGTTCATGTCGTTATCGATGGCCTGCTTGCCGGCGATCACCAGACCCGGGGCCTCTTCGGCCACCACCTTGGCAAGGATCTTGGCTACGGCCAGCGGCTCGATATCGGTATGCACGTCATCGGCGGCTTCCACGAGGATCGCGCGATCCGCCCCCATCGCCAGCGCCGTGCGCAGCGTGTCCTGCGCCTGCTTCACGCCCACGGAGACCACCACGATCTCCGAGACCGCGCCCTTCTCCTTCAGACGGATCGCCTCTTCCACGGCAATCTCGTCGAACGGGTTCATCGACATTTTCACATTCGCAAGATCGACACCGCTCCCATCCGCCTTCACGCGGAC belongs to Thioclava sp. GXIMD2076 and includes:
- a CDS encoding electron transfer flavoprotein subunit beta/FixA family protein is translated as MKVLVPVKRVIDYNVKVRVKADGSGVDLANVKMSMNPFDEIAVEEAIRLKEKGAVSEIVVVSVGVKQAQDTLRTALAMGADRAILVEAADDVHTDIEPLAVAKILAKVVAEEAPGLVIAGKQAIDNDMNATGQMLSALLGWSQATFASSVEITGDEAQVTREVDGGLQTIKVKLPAIITADLRLNEPRYASLPNIMKAKKKPLEAKTAADYGVDVAPRLEIVKTAEPAGRAAGVKVGSVDELVAKLKEAGAL